One Georgenia wutianyii DNA segment encodes these proteins:
- a CDS encoding ABC transporter ATP-binding protein has product MIEFRAVTKRFGDAEAVSSLDLVIPARRTTVLVGSSGSGKTTVLRMINRMVDPTSGTVEIDGTDVRERNPVELRRGIGYVMQSAGLLPHRRVLDNVTTVLRLTKVPKAAARERGLELMDTVGLDRGLAERYPQELSGGQQQRVGVARALATDPNILLMDEPFGAVDPIVRTELQEELLRLQRELAKTIVFVTHDIDEAFRLGDTVVLLEQGGRIAQQGTPAEILAAPASDFVASFIGADRGRRRLRVVEVDGRRLAVDADGRPAGVLEH; this is encoded by the coding sequence ATGATCGAGTTCCGCGCGGTGACCAAGCGCTTCGGGGACGCGGAGGCGGTCTCCTCCCTCGACCTCGTCATCCCCGCCCGCCGCACCACGGTTCTCGTCGGCTCGTCCGGCTCGGGCAAGACGACGGTGCTGCGGATGATCAACCGGATGGTCGACCCGACCTCCGGGACGGTGGAGATCGACGGCACCGACGTCCGCGAGCGCAACCCCGTCGAGCTGCGCCGCGGCATCGGCTACGTCATGCAGAGCGCCGGGCTGCTCCCCCACCGTCGCGTGCTGGACAACGTCACCACCGTCCTGCGGCTCACCAAGGTGCCCAAGGCCGCGGCCCGCGAGCGAGGGCTGGAGCTCATGGACACCGTGGGGCTGGACCGGGGTCTGGCCGAGCGCTACCCGCAGGAGCTGTCCGGCGGGCAGCAGCAGCGGGTCGGGGTGGCGCGCGCGCTGGCCACCGACCCGAACATCCTCCTCATGGACGAGCCGTTCGGGGCCGTCGACCCGATCGTGCGCACCGAGCTGCAGGAGGAGCTGCTGCGTCTCCAGCGCGAGCTCGCCAAGACGATCGTCTTCGTCACCCACGACATCGACGAGGCGTTCCGCCTCGGGGACACGGTGGTCCTCCTCGAGCAGGGCGGGCGGATCGCCCAGCAGGGCACCCCGGCGGAGATCCTCGCCGCACCGGCGTCGGACTTCGTCGCGAGCTTCATCGGCGCCGACCGCGGCCGCCGCCGGCTGCGCGTCGTCGAGGTGGACGGCCGACGCCTCGCCGTCGACGCCGACGGCCGGCCCGCGGGCGTCCTGGAGCACTGA
- a CDS encoding dihydrolipoyl dehydrogenase family protein: MSASYDVVVVGAGPVGENVADRAVQGGLSAVVVEDRLVGGECSYWACTPSKALLRPADARRGAQRVDGARQAVTGDLDVRAVLERRTSFASGWDDAGQVEWLRSAGIDLVRGRGRVTGEREVTVIGADGAEQVLTARHAVAVCTGTRPVVPDVPGLREAHPWTNREALEASEVPASLVVIGGGVVACELAGAFADLGAEVTLLVRSRLLGGYEPFAGELVGEALAERGVDVRRGVSATRVRVADGVREVECDDGRTVRAAQLLVATGREPQSDLGLETVGLEGGWLQVDETLRVLDGAGEPVEWLYAVGDANHRRLLTHQGKYQARAAGDVIAARAAGRPVDDVRWGVHAATADHLAATQVVFTDPQVASVGLTAAGAQDAGLRTRVVDYDLGAVAGAAIHADGYTGRARMVVDEDRRVVVGATLVGQDVADLLHAASVAIAGEVPIDRLWHAVPAFPTMSEIWLRLLETYGRPTP; the protein is encoded by the coding sequence ATGTCCGCGAGCTACGACGTCGTCGTCGTCGGGGCCGGGCCGGTCGGGGAGAACGTCGCCGACCGCGCCGTGCAGGGAGGGCTGAGCGCCGTCGTCGTCGAGGACCGCCTCGTCGGCGGGGAGTGCAGCTACTGGGCCTGCACACCGTCCAAGGCACTGCTGCGCCCGGCCGACGCGCGCCGCGGCGCCCAGCGGGTCGACGGCGCGAGGCAGGCCGTCACCGGCGACCTCGACGTACGCGCCGTGCTCGAGCGGCGCACGTCCTTCGCGAGCGGCTGGGACGACGCGGGCCAGGTCGAGTGGCTCCGGTCGGCCGGCATCGACCTCGTCCGCGGCCGGGGTCGGGTGACCGGGGAGCGCGAGGTCACCGTGATCGGCGCCGACGGCGCGGAGCAGGTCCTCACCGCCCGGCACGCCGTCGCCGTGTGCACCGGCACGCGCCCGGTCGTGCCCGACGTCCCGGGGCTGCGCGAGGCACACCCGTGGACCAACCGGGAGGCGCTCGAGGCGAGCGAGGTCCCCGCCAGCCTGGTCGTCATCGGCGGCGGGGTGGTGGCCTGCGAGCTCGCCGGCGCGTTCGCCGATCTCGGCGCCGAGGTGACGCTGCTCGTGCGCAGCCGGCTGCTCGGCGGGTACGAGCCCTTCGCCGGCGAGCTCGTCGGCGAGGCGCTGGCGGAACGCGGCGTGGACGTGCGCCGCGGCGTCTCGGCCACGCGGGTGCGGGTGGCCGACGGCGTGCGCGAGGTCGAGTGCGACGACGGCCGGACGGTGCGTGCCGCGCAGCTCCTCGTCGCGACCGGCCGCGAGCCGCAGTCCGACCTGGGGCTGGAGACCGTCGGCCTGGAGGGCGGATGGCTGCAGGTGGACGAGACGCTGCGGGTGCTCGACGGGGCGGGGGAGCCCGTCGAGTGGCTCTACGCCGTCGGCGACGCGAACCACCGCAGGCTCCTCACCCACCAGGGCAAGTACCAGGCGCGCGCGGCCGGGGACGTCATCGCCGCCCGGGCCGCGGGCCGACCCGTGGACGACGTCCGGTGGGGCGTCCATGCCGCGACCGCCGACCACCTCGCCGCCACGCAGGTCGTCTTCACCGACCCGCAGGTCGCGTCGGTGGGGCTGACGGCTGCCGGCGCGCAGGACGCGGGCCTGCGCACGCGCGTCGTGGACTACGACCTCGGAGCCGTCGCGGGCGCCGCGATCCACGCCGACGGGTACACGGGCCGGGCGCGCATGGTCGTGGACGAGGACCGGCGTGTCGTCGTCGGTGCGACACTCGTGGGTCAGGACGTCGCGGACCTGCTGCACGCGGCGAGCGTCGCGATCGCCGGCGAGGTGCCGATCGACCGGCTGTGGCACGCGGTGCCGGCCTTCCCCACGATGAGCGAGATCTGGCTGCGCCTCCTCGAGACCTACGGCCGCCCCACCCCCTGA
- a CDS encoding alpha-amylase family glycosyl hydrolase gives MNEPDWVRHAVLWQVYPLGFLGAEPTRAEVGDEVRHRLAGLEPWLDHAVELGASGILLGPVFDSRTHGYDTTDHLRVDPRLGDEEDLVALFAAAHERGLRVVLDGVFNHVGQDFAMFRRALADGPDSPAARWFRLHWPDPQAPDGGGTPTHEDFEGHSALVALDHGEPAVAEHVERVMTYWLDRGADGWRLDAAYAVPPTFWKPVLDRVRARHPDVYVVGEVIHGDYQGIVASSGMDSVTQYELWKAVWSALNDRNLWELDHALRRHDEFSDAFAPLTFVGNHDVTRIASRLTDPRHLDHALAVLLTVPGTPCVYAGDEHGFAGVKEEREGGDDAVRPAFPASPADLSPLGLPVFHRHQELIGLRRRHPWLHDARLEVLHVADPLLVYRVSAGEEALVVLLSTDDDEVRWGLPSGVPVAGHEPATALAGSGAVVDGGRTVVLPPHGWCVVG, from the coding sequence ATGAACGAGCCGGACTGGGTGAGGCACGCGGTCCTGTGGCAGGTGTACCCGCTCGGCTTCCTCGGGGCGGAGCCGACGCGGGCGGAGGTCGGTGACGAGGTCCGTCACCGGCTGGCCGGGCTCGAGCCGTGGCTGGACCATGCCGTCGAGCTCGGTGCCTCGGGCATCCTCCTCGGCCCGGTCTTCGACTCGCGGACGCACGGCTACGACACCACCGACCACCTCCGGGTGGACCCGCGCCTGGGTGACGAGGAGGACCTCGTGGCGCTCTTCGCCGCGGCCCACGAGCGCGGGCTGCGGGTGGTCCTGGACGGGGTGTTCAACCACGTCGGCCAGGACTTCGCCATGTTCCGCCGCGCCCTCGCCGACGGGCCCGACTCACCCGCCGCGCGCTGGTTCCGCCTCCACTGGCCCGACCCGCAGGCGCCCGACGGCGGTGGCACCCCCACCCACGAGGACTTCGAGGGCCACTCGGCGCTCGTCGCCCTCGACCACGGCGAGCCAGCCGTCGCCGAGCACGTCGAGCGGGTGATGACGTACTGGCTCGACCGCGGCGCGGACGGCTGGCGCCTCGACGCCGCCTACGCCGTCCCGCCGACGTTCTGGAAGCCCGTCCTCGACCGGGTGCGCGCCCGCCACCCGGACGTGTACGTCGTCGGGGAGGTCATCCACGGTGACTACCAGGGGATCGTCGCGAGCTCCGGGATGGACTCGGTGACCCAGTACGAGCTGTGGAAGGCGGTGTGGAGCGCGCTCAACGACCGCAACCTCTGGGAGCTCGACCACGCCCTGCGTCGCCACGACGAGTTCTCCGACGCGTTCGCGCCGCTGACCTTCGTCGGCAACCACGACGTCACGAGGATCGCCAGCCGCCTCACCGACCCCCGGCACCTCGACCACGCGCTCGCGGTGCTCCTCACCGTGCCGGGCACCCCGTGCGTCTACGCGGGCGACGAGCACGGGTTCGCCGGCGTCAAGGAGGAGCGCGAGGGAGGCGACGACGCCGTCCGCCCGGCCTTCCCGGCCTCGCCCGCCGACCTCAGTCCTCTCGGCCTGCCGGTGTTCCACCGCCACCAGGAGCTCATCGGGCTGCGCCGCCGGCACCCCTGGCTGCACGACGCGCGTCTCGAGGTCCTCCACGTCGCCGACCCGCTGCTCGTCTACCGCGTCTCGGCCGGGGAGGAGGCGCTCGTCGTCCTCCTCAGCACGGACGACGACGAGGTGCGCTGGGGGCTGCCGTCCGGCGTCCCGGTCGCCGGCCACGAGCCGGCGACGGCGCTCGCCGGTTCAGGGGCGGTCGTCGACGGCGGCCGCACGGTCGTCCTGCCCCCTCACGGCTGGTGCGTGGTGGGCTGA